From a single Saimiri boliviensis isolate mSaiBol1 chromosome 7, mSaiBol1.pri, whole genome shotgun sequence genomic region:
- the TROAP gene encoding tastin isoform X3, with the protein MTTLQATKDPLPRGVSPTPSKIPVRSQRRTPLPTVTSCALDQENQDPRRWIQKPPLNIQHPHVDSAGPRPKARHQAETSQRLVGTTQHRNPLEELRPSPGGQNVGSGPPAQTEAPGAIEFVADPAALATILSGEGVKSCHLGRQPSLAKRVLIRGNQGGTTQRGQGVRASAYLAPRTPTHRLDPARASCFSRLEGPGPRGQTLCPQRLQALISPSGPSFHASTRPSFQEPRRETAGSSRTSVSQASGLLLETPVYPAFSLPKGEHEVVTRSDEGSVSSLGLAQRVPLRKKQEMTHGRDSLDYHLMPSPAPVAQPLPGHTVPCPSPFGRAQRVPSPGPPSLNSYSVLRRLTLQPKTRFTPVPSTPRVQQAQWLSGVSPQSCSEDPALPWEQVAVQLFEQESSIRSLEGSGKPPVATPGSNSNRTPSLQEVKMQRIGILQQLLRQEVEGLVGAQRVPLSGGSSLDMVELQPLLTEISRTLNATEHNSGTSHLPGLLQHSGLLKPCLPEDCMEPQPCPPTEPGPPEACCRSEPEKRGPSPKEQLEVPETCPPAKPRPPEATCRSEPETSEPSSQEQLEVPEPCPPAEPGPPESGRSEPEIPEASPQEQLGVPEPCPPAEPGLPGSCCRSEPEIAEPSPQEQLEVPEPCPPAEPGPLQPSTQGQAGPPGPCPRVQLGASEPCSLEHSSPESSLPPCCSQWAPATTSLIFSSQHPLCASPAICSVQSLRPPAGQAGPNSLAPRTLALRQRLKACLTAIHCFHEARLDDECAFYTSRAPPSGPTRVCTNPVATLLDWQEALCFVPVGSAVSRGSPS; encoded by the exons ATGACCACCCTGCAAGCCACGAAGGATCCCCTCCCCCGCGGTGTATCTCCTACCCCTAGCAAGATTCCGGTACGGTCTCAGAGACGAACGCCTTTACCCACTGTTACATCGTGCGCCCTGGACCAGGAGAACCAAGATCCAAGG AGATGGATACAGAAACCACCGCTCAATATTCAACACCCCCACGTTGATTCAGCAGGCCCCAGGCCGAAAGCCAGGCACCAAGCAGAGACATCACAAAGATTGGTGGGGACCACTCAGCATCGAAACCCCTTGGAGGAGCTCAGGCCTAGCCCTGGAGGTCAAAATGTGGGGTCTGGGCCCCCTGCCCAGACAG AGGCTCCAGGGGCCATAGAGTTTGTGGCTGATCCTGCAGCCCTGGCCACCATCCTGTCAGGTGAGGGTGTGAAGAGCTGTCACCTGGGGCGCCAGCCTAGTCTGGCTAAGAGAGTACTGATTCGAGGAAATCAGGGAGGCACCACCCAGAGGGGCCAG GGTGTTCGGGCCTCTGCATATTTGGCCCCCAGAACGCCCACCCACCGACTGGACCCTGCCAGGGCTTCCTGCTTCTCAAGGCTGGAGGGACCAGGACCTCGAGGCCAGACTTTGTGTCCCCAGAGGCTACAGGCTCTG ATTTCACCTTCAGGACCTTCCTTTCACGCTTCCACTCGCCCCAGTTTCCAGGAGCCAAGAAGGGAGACAGCTGGCAGCAGCCG GACTTCCGTGAGCCAGGCCTCAGGATTGCTCCTGGAGACCCCGGTCTATCCTG CTTTTTCTCTCCCTAAAGGAGAACATGAGGTTGTCACTCGCTCAGATGAAGGAAGTGTGTCCTCCCTTGGTCTGGCCCAGCGAGtaccattaagaaaaaaacaagaaatgacaCATGGCAGG gACAGCCTTGACTACCACCTGatgccctcccctgcccctgtgGCCCAGCCCTTGCCTGGCCATACAGTGCCATGTCCATCACCCTTTGGACGAGCTCAGCGTGTACCTTCCCCAGGCCCTCCATCTCTG AACTCATATTCAGTGTTGCGACGTCTCACCCTTCAACCTAAAACCCGGTTCACACCCGTGCCATCAACCCCCAGAGTTCAGCAG GCCCAGTGGCTGAGTGGCGTCTCCCCTCAGTCCTGCTCTGAAGATCCTGCCTTGCCTTGG GAGCAGGTTGCAGTCCAGTTATTTGAACAGGAGAGCTCTATAAGATCACTGGAGGGGTCAGGGAAACCACCTGTGGCCACTCCTGGATCCAACTCTAACAGAACCCCCAGCCTCCAGGAGGTGAAGATGCAG CGCATTGGGATCCTGCAGCAGCTGTTGAGACAGGAGGTGGAGGGACTGGTAGGAGCCCAGCGTGTCCCCCTTAGTGGAGGCTCCTCTCTGGATATGGTTGAACTTCAGCCCCTGCTGACTGAGATTTCCAGAACTCTGAACGCCACAGAGCATAACTCTGGGACTTCCCACCTTCCTGGACTGTTACAACACTCAGGGCTGCTAAAGCCCTGCCTTCCAGAGGACTGCATGGAAccacagccctgccctcccaCAGAGCCTGGGCCCCCAGAGGCCTGCTGTAGGAGTGAGCCTGAGAAACGAGGGCCCTCCCCAAAGGAACAGCTTGAGGTACCAGAGACCTGCCCTCCAGCAAAGCCCAGGCCCCCGGAGGCCACCTGTAGGAGTGAGCCTGAGACATCAGAGCCCTCCTCCCAGGAACAGCTTGAAGTACCAGAGCCCTGCCCTCCAGCAGAGCCCGGGCCTCCAGAGTCCGGTAGGAGTGAGCCTGAGATACCAGAGGCCTCCCCACAGGAACAGCTTGGGGTACCAGAGCCCTGCCCTCCAGCAGAGCCCGGGCTCCCAGGGTCCTGCTGTAGGAGTGAGCCTGAGATAGCAGAGCCCTCCCCACAGGAACAGCTTGAGGTACCAGAGCCCTGCCCTCCAGCAGAGCCTGGGCCCCTTCAGCCCAGCACCCAGGGGCAGGCTGGACCCCCAGGGCCCTGCCCTAGGGTACAGCTGGGGGCATCAGAGCCTTGCAGCCTGGAACATAGCAGTCCAGAGTCCAGCCTACCACCCTGCTGCAGTCAGTGGGCTCCAGCAACCACCAGCCTGATCTTCTCTTCCCAACACCCACTTTGTGCCAGCCCCGCTATCTGCTCAGTCCAGTCTCTGAGGCCTCCAGCAGGCCAGGCAG